A genome region from Arachidicoccus soli includes the following:
- a CDS encoding SDR family NAD(P)-dependent oxidoreductase, translated as MSKSLLVIVGAGPGVSAGIARKFGNNGFKVILIARKKESLDLQIAELQQKNIEAHGVIADAAGPDSLKAAFKQIKSVYGIPDILIYNAGANTINNPSILEREDLLNDFKVNVVGALISAQQIIPEMMEREKGTILFTGGMLAINPVTSRASASISKAGLRNLSFALAEELFPYGIHVGTVTIGGVVKKGTFFDPDLIAESYWNLYINKEEKEIVYKQV; from the coding sequence ATGAGTAAATCGTTATTAGTAATTGTGGGAGCAGGACCTGGAGTAAGTGCAGGTATTGCAAGAAAGTTTGGCAACAATGGATTTAAAGTAATTCTTATAGCAAGAAAGAAGGAATCATTAGACTTGCAAATTGCTGAGCTTCAGCAAAAAAATATTGAAGCACATGGGGTCATTGCTGATGCTGCTGGACCGGACTCCTTAAAGGCTGCATTTAAGCAAATAAAATCAGTATATGGAATTCCCGATATTCTAATTTATAATGCCGGTGCAAATACGATAAATAACCCGTCTATTTTAGAAAGAGAAGATTTATTAAATGATTTTAAAGTGAATGTAGTAGGCGCCTTAATAAGTGCACAACAAATAATCCCGGAGATGATGGAACGCGAAAAAGGCACCATTTTATTTACAGGTGGTATGCTTGCCATAAACCCCGTTACATCAAGGGCTTCCGCATCTATAAGTAAAGCCGGATTGCGAAACTTGTCATTTGCTTTGGCTGAAGAACTCTTTCCTTACGGTATTCATGTGGGAACTGTCACGATAGGTGGTGTAGTCAAAAAAGGAACATTTTTTGACCCAGATTTAATTGCAGAATCTTATTGGAATCTATACATCAATAAAGAGGAGAAAGAAATAGTATACAAGCAAGTATAA
- a CDS encoding NADP-dependent oxidoreductase, with amino-acid sequence MKQKDKNQVIVLAEKPVGMATLNTFQLREIDMPEIKEGEVLLKSLYVSVDPGMRGFMNEGANDYTGQKFQINEPITSRTVARVIESQSKKFSVGDIVNGRLAWKRYQSMGDDKLEWVDPQVLPISTAVSILGVPGLAAYFGLEKIGQIQKGETVVVSGAAGAVGSVAVQIAKIKGCRVVGIAGSDKKIEYIEKELGVDRGINYKKTNDIAIDLAKACPNGIDVFFDNVGGELLDAVLSLINKKARMVICGQIAVYNDTEPSKGPRPEHTLIKKSARIEGFVVFDFKNEFEEAKLKMTQWYIGGKLKYKENLIEGFENLPSAFIGLFTGENIGKQMVKI; translated from the coding sequence ATGAAACAAAAAGATAAAAATCAAGTTATTGTATTGGCTGAAAAACCAGTAGGTATGGCAACCTTAAATACCTTTCAATTAAGAGAAATAGATATGCCAGAAATAAAAGAAGGAGAAGTTTTGCTTAAAAGTCTGTATGTATCTGTAGATCCAGGAATGCGTGGATTTATGAATGAAGGTGCAAATGATTACACTGGACAAAAGTTTCAAATCAATGAGCCCATTACTAGTAGGACTGTTGCTAGAGTGATAGAGAGTCAATCGAAAAAATTTTCGGTTGGAGATATTGTTAATGGGCGGTTGGCTTGGAAAAGATATCAATCCATGGGGGATGATAAATTAGAATGGGTAGATCCTCAAGTTTTACCTATTTCAACTGCGGTTAGCATTTTAGGCGTACCTGGTTTGGCAGCTTATTTTGGCCTTGAAAAAATAGGCCAAATTCAAAAAGGAGAAACAGTAGTTGTTTCAGGGGCTGCTGGTGCAGTAGGGTCAGTAGCTGTTCAAATAGCGAAAATAAAAGGCTGTAGAGTTGTGGGTATTGCTGGCTCTGATAAAAAAATTGAATATATAGAAAAAGAATTAGGTGTAGATAGAGGCATTAATTATAAAAAGACAAATGACATCGCAATCGATCTTGCAAAAGCTTGCCCGAATGGAATTGATGTGTTCTTTGATAATGTTGGCGGAGAGTTATTAGACGCGGTTTTGAGTCTTATCAACAAAAAGGCTCGTATGGTTATTTGCGGTCAAATTGCAGTTTATAATGACACTGAACCTTCAAAGGGACCAAGACCAGAACATACGCTTATTAAAAAAAGTGCTCGTATAGAAGGCTTTGTTGTTTTTGATTTTAAAAATGAATTTGAAGAGGCCAAGTTGAAAATGACCCAATGGTACATAGGAGGTAAATTGAAGTATAAAGAAAATCTGATTGAAGGGTTTGAAAATCTTCCTTCTGCATTCATTGGGTTATTTACTGGCGAAAATATAGGCAAGCAAATGGTGAAGATCTAA
- a CDS encoding sialate O-acetylesterase, which translates to MKRYLCILIGLLIFGQSIAQIRLPHILSSGMVLQQKADVKLWGWAGPAEKIKITPSWTKDTIKTKSDGNGKWQITIHTPKAGGPYNIQFHGKNSITLQNVWLGEVWVCSGQSNMEFTYNWRKTKDVAADFATCNKYQLHFFQIPKTTAETPQENCDGSWVDCDSNTVKNFSAVAYFFGKKLNENLHVPIGLVSSNWGGTPAEVWTPDSVINNNSFLKEWQQKIKPTPWWPTESGLTYNAMIAPITKYKIAGTIWYQGESNVDTYESYATLFKSMISAWRKAWDTEFPFYFVQIAPYKYGTFNEGAQIRAAQTAALALPKTGMVVTSDLVTDTNDIHPHDKHDVGYRLADIALHDNYDLKQFDNFSPLYQSYTLKGNKVVIDLSNAKEGLHSKNGAVRDLYIAGEDGKFYPAEVRLNKDSITVYNKNVAAPKIVEYGFNNTQMGNIFNKGDMPVAPFKINIQ; encoded by the coding sequence ATGAAAAGGTATTTATGTATATTAATCGGCTTATTAATTTTTGGACAATCGATAGCGCAAATTAGATTACCGCACATACTTTCGAGCGGTATGGTCTTGCAACAAAAGGCAGATGTAAAATTATGGGGCTGGGCGGGGCCAGCAGAGAAAATCAAAATTACTCCTTCTTGGACAAAAGATACTATAAAAACAAAATCCGATGGTAATGGTAAATGGCAAATAACAATACATACACCCAAAGCCGGAGGCCCCTACAACATTCAATTTCACGGGAAAAATAGCATAACATTGCAGAATGTATGGCTGGGCGAAGTCTGGGTTTGCTCAGGACAATCTAATATGGAATTTACTTACAATTGGCGTAAAACAAAAGATGTAGCGGCAGATTTTGCAACCTGCAATAAATATCAATTGCACTTTTTTCAAATCCCTAAAACGACCGCCGAAACACCACAAGAAAATTGCGATGGTAGCTGGGTTGATTGTGACTCAAATACAGTAAAGAATTTTAGTGCCGTTGCTTATTTCTTTGGTAAAAAGCTGAATGAAAACTTACATGTTCCCATTGGTTTGGTTTCTTCCAACTGGGGCGGCACACCTGCCGAAGTCTGGACACCCGATAGTGTTATTAACAACAATTCATTTTTAAAAGAATGGCAACAAAAAATAAAACCTACGCCTTGGTGGCCAACAGAATCTGGCCTGACTTATAATGCAATGATTGCACCGATTACAAAATATAAAATTGCAGGAACTATTTGGTATCAAGGAGAATCTAATGTTGATACTTATGAAAGTTATGCAACTCTTTTTAAAAGCATGATTAGCGCTTGGAGAAAAGCTTGGGATACGGAATTTCCTTTCTATTTTGTACAAATAGCACCGTATAAATATGGGACATTTAATGAGGGAGCACAAATAAGAGCTGCACAAACAGCAGCACTTGCATTGCCAAAAACAGGCATGGTTGTAACTTCTGATTTAGTTACAGATACAAATGATATCCATCCACACGATAAGCACGACGTAGGTTATAGGTTAGCGGATATTGCATTACACGACAACTACGATTTAAAACAATTCGATAATTTCTCACCGTTGTATCAGTCTTATACTTTAAAAGGAAATAAAGTTGTGATAGATTTAAGCAATGCAAAGGAAGGCCTACATAGTAAAAATGGGGCCGTTAGAGACCTATACATTGCTGGAGAAGATGGCAAATTTTACCCTGCCGAAGTTAGGCTCAACAAAGATTCCATCACCGTTTACAACAAAAATGTGGCAGCCCCAAAAATTGTTGAATACGGATTTAATAATACTCAAATGGGTAATATTTTTAATAAGGGGGATATGCCGGTGGCACCCTTTAAAATTAATATTCAATAA
- the ftsH gene encoding ATP-dependent zinc metalloprotease FtsH: MAQENDKRKMPNFGFGNNNNKKGSKGPNIYMIYGLIALAIIAYSYWVKSTPDTLPITEATFNQNILIKGDVAKLDLVDNSEKYVRVYIIKDSLNKPFYKDALKGSSVNISNYYSAPMFQFRVVDLKAFQSRVNQYTDENHLPEIQMPVKSDSNWLDNPIFSMLLTIGGIVLVWILLMRKMSGGMGGGGGAGGGIFSVGKSKAQLFEKGAKMDITFKDVAGLDEAKVEVMEIVDFLKNPKKYTNLGGKIPKGALLVGPPGTGKTLLAKAMAGEAQVPFFSMSGSDFVEMFVGVGASRVRDLFKQAREKAPCVIFIDEIDAIGRARGKNAMMSNDERENTLNQLLVEMDGFGGDSGIIILAATNRPDVLDSALLRPGRFDRQITIDRPDVKGREDIFRVHLKPIKVSQTLDIHKLAEQTPGFAGADIANVCNEAALIAARNGKEAVDMKDFDDAIDRVIGGLEKKNKIIAPHEKQIIAYHEAGHAICGWFLEHAYPLLKVTIVPRGTAALGYAQYTPKEQYLYNTDQLLDQVCMTLGGRASEQIFFGKISTGASNDLQQVTRTAYSMITVYGMNEKIGNVSYYDPAQENQFTKPFSEETGKLIDEEARKLIEIAYARTLALLTEKKAEVEKLAKALLEKEVLFKSDVEALIGRRPHEEAAEEDLLPPGLSEGVPPYDGALKQVPSTSEEKIDDSFKG; the protein is encoded by the coding sequence ATGGCACAAGAAAACGATAAAAGAAAAATGCCAAACTTTGGTTTCGGCAACAACAATAATAAAAAAGGATCTAAAGGGCCGAATATCTATATGATATATGGCCTAATAGCTTTAGCTATTATTGCCTATAGTTATTGGGTGAAAAGCACCCCGGATACTTTACCGATTACGGAAGCAACTTTTAATCAAAATATTTTGATTAAAGGAGATGTAGCCAAATTAGATCTGGTAGATAATTCTGAAAAATATGTACGCGTTTATATTATTAAGGATAGCCTAAATAAACCTTTTTATAAGGATGCATTAAAAGGCTCTTCTGTGAATATAAGTAATTATTACAGCGCACCTATGTTTCAATTTCGGGTAGTCGATTTGAAAGCATTCCAATCACGGGTCAATCAGTATACGGACGAGAACCATCTACCCGAAATTCAAATGCCGGTAAAAAGTGATTCCAATTGGTTAGATAATCCGATTTTCAGCATGTTGCTAACTATTGGAGGTATCGTCCTTGTTTGGATTTTGCTAATGCGTAAGATGAGCGGTGGTATGGGCGGAGGTGGCGGTGCCGGTGGTGGTATCTTTAGTGTAGGTAAATCCAAAGCACAGCTTTTTGAAAAAGGCGCTAAAATGGATATTACCTTTAAAGATGTTGCCGGTTTGGACGAGGCCAAAGTAGAAGTCATGGAGATTGTGGATTTTCTGAAGAACCCAAAAAAATATACAAATCTGGGCGGTAAGATTCCGAAAGGAGCTTTACTGGTAGGGCCTCCGGGAACAGGTAAAACTTTGCTAGCCAAAGCAATGGCTGGTGAAGCTCAAGTACCTTTCTTTAGTATGTCTGGTTCTGATTTTGTTGAGATGTTTGTCGGTGTAGGCGCTAGTAGAGTAAGAGATTTGTTTAAACAAGCAAGAGAAAAAGCACCCTGTGTAATATTTATTGATGAAATTGATGCGATTGGTCGTGCACGTGGCAAGAATGCGATGATGAGCAATGATGAACGTGAAAATACTTTGAACCAATTATTGGTTGAAATGGATGGCTTTGGTGGAGATAGCGGCATTATTATTTTAGCTGCGACTAACCGACCCGATGTATTGGACAGCGCATTATTACGTCCTGGTCGATTCGATAGACAAATAACGATTGACCGCCCTGATGTTAAAGGGAGAGAAGACATTTTCCGTGTACACTTAAAACCAATAAAAGTTTCTCAAACACTTGATATACATAAATTAGCTGAACAAACACCGGGTTTTGCAGGTGCCGACATTGCCAATGTGTGCAATGAAGCTGCTTTGATTGCAGCACGCAATGGCAAAGAAGCTGTTGATATGAAGGATTTTGACGACGCTATTGACCGTGTAATAGGTGGTTTGGAAAAGAAAAATAAGATTATTGCCCCGCACGAAAAACAAATCATTGCTTATCACGAAGCGGGTCATGCTATTTGTGGTTGGTTTTTGGAACACGCTTATCCTTTATTAAAAGTAACAATTGTGCCGCGTGGTACTGCTGCTTTAGGTTATGCACAATACACACCAAAGGAACAATACTTATATAATACTGATCAATTACTCGATCAGGTTTGTATGACTTTGGGTGGACGGGCGTCTGAACAAATTTTCTTTGGAAAAATTTCTACCGGCGCTTCCAACGATTTGCAACAAGTTACGCGTACCGCTTATTCTATGATTACCGTATATGGCATGAATGAAAAAATCGGTAATGTAAGTTATTATGACCCTGCTCAAGAAAATCAGTTTACCAAGCCTTTTAGTGAAGAAACAGGGAAGTTGATTGACGAAGAAGCACGTAAATTAATAGAAATTGCTTATGCCCGCACATTAGCTCTTTTAACAGAGAAAAAAGCTGAAGTGGAAAAATTAGCAAAAGCATTATTGGAAAAAGAGGTATTATTTAAAAGCGATGTCGAAGCTTTAATTGGTAGGCGTCCACATGAAGAAGCCGCTGAAGAAGATCTGTTGCCTCCAGGATTAAGTGAAGGTGTACCTCCTTATGATGGCGCATTAAAACAAGTACCTTCAACAAGCGAAGAAAAAATTGATGACTCTTTTAAAGGTTAA
- a CDS encoding sialate O-acetylesterase, whose protein sequence is MHSFLLIGQSNMAGRGFQRDVAPIYNENIKVLKNGKWQTMWEPIHNDRPNAGIGPSASFAATWCLKNPEETIGLIPSAEGGSSLDDWSIDGLLFEHAILQAKLAQKTSKIAGILWHQGESDCFPDKVKNYKENFSLIIATLREELNILHIPIIIGGLGDYLTKGMYGQYFSLYQEINNELKSFANAHADCFYVTAAGLTSNPDGIHIDAISQRLFGIRYFEAFLRKESIFTAPENEENILKMINERPFTQTEKIELLNIEFSKGNLELEDYQKKLSLLKQNTN, encoded by the coding sequence ATGCATTCATTTTTATTAATTGGTCAATCAAATATGGCAGGTCGCGGGTTTCAAAGGGATGTTGCGCCTATTTATAACGAAAACATTAAAGTACTGAAAAATGGCAAATGGCAAACAATGTGGGAACCCATTCATAATGATCGACCAAATGCCGGTATTGGGCCATCGGCTTCTTTTGCAGCAACATGGTGTTTAAAAAATCCGGAAGAAACAATCGGTTTAATTCCTTCTGCAGAAGGCGGATCTAGTTTAGACGATTGGAGTATTGATGGGCTACTTTTTGAACATGCCATTTTGCAGGCCAAACTTGCACAAAAAACAAGCAAAATTGCAGGCATACTTTGGCACCAAGGAGAAAGTGATTGCTTTCCAGACAAGGTAAAAAACTATAAAGAAAATTTTTCATTGATAATAGCAACTTTACGAGAAGAATTAAACATTCTCCATATTCCCATTATAATAGGTGGACTTGGAGATTATTTGACCAAGGGAATGTATGGCCAATATTTTAGCCTTTATCAGGAAATAAATAATGAGCTAAAAAGCTTCGCCAATGCTCATGCAGATTGTTTTTATGTTACTGCAGCCGGATTAACCTCTAATCCGGATGGCATTCACATAGACGCCATTTCTCAAAGGTTGTTTGGTATTCGCTATTTTGAAGCTTTTCTTCGAAAAGAGAGCATATTTACAGCTCCGGAAAATGAAGAGAATATTCTAAAAATGATTAATGAAAGGCCATTCACACAAACTGAGAAAATAGAGCTTTTAAACATTGAATTCTCTAAAGGGAATTTAGAATTAGAAGATTATCAAAAGAAATTATCCCTTCTAAAGCAAAATACCAATTAG
- a CDS encoding pirin family protein produces the protein MANTILHKADSRGHANHGWLNSFHSFSFANYYDPERMHFGALRVLNDDTVDAAMGFGKHPHENMEIVSIPLEGDLEHKDSMGNTTIIKNGDIQVMSAGTGIYHSEYNKNKDEKVKFLQIWLIPNRLDVKPRYDQISLNPADRHNKLQQILSPNPDDAGVWVYQDAWFHLGKFDKDVRTEYAIKKSCNGVYAFVLNGDFTIDGTALSTRDGLAIWDTDNIKLTAHSENAEILLMEVPMEV, from the coding sequence ATGGCAAACACAATACTACACAAAGCGGACTCCAGAGGTCATGCCAATCACGGTTGGCTAAACAGTTTCCACAGTTTTAGCTTTGCAAATTATTATGACCCGGAAAGAATGCATTTTGGTGCGTTACGTGTTTTAAACGATGATACGGTAGATGCGGCTATGGGTTTTGGCAAACATCCGCATGAAAATATGGAAATTGTAAGCATTCCTTTAGAAGGCGATTTGGAACACAAAGATAGTATGGGTAATACGACCATTATTAAAAATGGGGACATACAAGTGATGAGTGCTGGAACAGGCATTTATCATAGTGAATACAATAAGAACAAAGACGAAAAAGTAAAGTTTTTACAGATTTGGCTTATTCCTAATAGACTAGATGTAAAACCACGCTATGATCAGATCTCATTAAATCCGGCAGACCGTCACAATAAACTACAACAAATATTATCCCCCAACCCTGATGATGCAGGTGTTTGGGTGTATCAAGATGCTTGGTTTCATTTGGGGAAATTTGATAAGGACGTGAGAACAGAATACGCCATCAAAAAATCTTGCAACGGCGTTTACGCTTTTGTCTTAAATGGTGATTTTACAATAGATGGAACAGCACTTTCTACAAGAGATGGCTTAGCGATTTGGGATACAGATAATATAAAACTTACTGCCCATTCTGAAAATGCAGAAATACTTTTAATGGAAGTGCCTATGGAAGTTTGA
- a CDS encoding MFS transporter translates to MSQVKTETHLTPFLKYFITIGCGVVVANLYYCQPLLGAISRAFHVKEESASVINICSQLGYGIGLFFLVPLGDKIKRRKLLIWMHFFAALALLGTALSKNITILYFFSTCVGIASTACQVFIPLAADLAAEEERGKVLGTVMGGLLTGILLSRTLSGFVAAYWGWQSIYYIGAVFMMIMAGMIWKFVPDEKPKFHGSYGRLMQSLWKLFKTQPVIRESAWIGAWLFGAISAFWATMAFFLEKPSFHYSLSLIGLFGIIGAGGALISPFVGKVTDKKGALIPMRWGIIMMMIGWIVLFKSDWTVILVIIGIILIDMGMQSTHVPNLARNYALLPEARTRLNTLYMTSFFIGGTLGSTLGSIAWNLDGWVGVCISGIVMVVVGALPIVFRKSRKGV, encoded by the coding sequence ATGTCCCAAGTAAAAACGGAAACGCACCTTACACCTTTTTTAAAATATTTTATTACAATTGGATGCGGCGTGGTGGTCGCCAACCTTTATTATTGTCAACCATTATTGGGCGCTATCTCCCGTGCATTTCATGTAAAAGAGGAATCCGCATCTGTTATTAATATTTGCTCTCAATTGGGCTATGGTATTGGCTTGTTCTTTTTAGTGCCTTTAGGGGATAAAATAAAACGTAGAAAATTATTGATTTGGATGCATTTTTTTGCAGCTCTGGCTTTGTTGGGAACAGCTTTATCTAAAAATATTACTATTCTTTATTTCTTTAGTACTTGCGTAGGTATCGCAAGTACAGCTTGTCAGGTATTTATTCCTCTGGCGGCAGATTTGGCGGCAGAAGAAGAGCGTGGAAAAGTGCTGGGGACAGTGATGGGCGGATTGCTAACTGGTATTTTATTGTCCCGAACGCTTAGTGGATTTGTTGCCGCTTACTGGGGATGGCAAAGTATTTACTATATTGGTGCAGTTTTTATGATGATAATGGCTGGAATGATTTGGAAATTTGTTCCTGATGAAAAGCCTAAATTTCATGGAAGCTATGGCAGATTGATGCAATCTTTATGGAAACTTTTTAAAACCCAGCCTGTAATTAGAGAAAGTGCATGGATAGGTGCTTGGCTTTTTGGCGCTATATCTGCTTTTTGGGCAACGATGGCATTTTTTTTAGAAAAACCATCTTTTCATTATTCACTTTCCCTGATTGGATTGTTTGGTATTATTGGTGCGGGCGGTGCTTTGATTTCTCCTTTTGTAGGAAAAGTAACCGATAAAAAAGGTGCTTTGATTCCCATGCGTTGGGGTATTATCATGATGATGATTGGGTGGATTGTCTTGTTTAAATCTGATTGGACAGTTATATTGGTGATAATTGGAATAATCTTAATAGACATGGGAATGCAATCGACACATGTACCTAATTTGGCACGCAATTATGCGCTATTGCCCGAAGCTCGTACGCGACTCAATACACTTTACATGACGTCATTTTTTATTGGAGGTACCTTAGGCTCCACATTGGGTAGTATTGCTTGGAATCTTGACGGATGGGTAGGTGTTTGTATTTCCGGCATTGTAATGGTGGTTGTAGGGGCACTACCCATTGTCTTTAGAAAATCTAGGAAGGGTGTATAA
- a CDS encoding serine hydrolase domain-containing protein, protein MKNIISSKMLKLIITAYIFCFVITQSFSQTKTSFLSAQESDPIKMGWMQGFPPPKDKILNAADGSFFNFPALRWSVVHMRQLMPTVNVSRGLQAPSKFSYQLDTHIDSIQFLPWGAKNKMSWAASLWKNYTDGILILHKGKIVYERYFGALKEDRVHAVMSLTKSFTGTLASILVSEGLLNDNKLVSYYVPELKNSAFGDATVRQVMDMTTALKYSEDYADPHAEIWAFSAAGNPFPKPKDYRGPIGYYAYLETVKKAGKHGEAFGYKTVNADALGWIISKVTGKSVAQLLSEKIWSRIGMEQSAFYQVDALGIPFAGGGFNAGLRDLARFGQLILNKGNWNGKQIIPQQAIEDIEIGGSKEKFAKSDHPLLKGWSYRDMWWITENAHHAFTARGVYGQTIYIDPKAQMVIVRLASEPVAANSNNDPWSLPAYNAVANYLMNKK, encoded by the coding sequence ATGAAAAACATCATATCTTCAAAAATGCTAAAGTTAATTATTACTGCATATATCTTTTGTTTCGTAATAACACAGTCATTTAGCCAAACAAAAACAAGTTTTCTTTCGGCACAAGAAAGTGATCCGATAAAAATGGGATGGATGCAAGGGTTTCCTCCTCCAAAAGATAAAATACTTAATGCAGCCGATGGCTCCTTTTTTAACTTCCCTGCACTTCGCTGGAGTGTAGTTCATATGCGTCAACTCATGCCAACTGTGAATGTTTCCAGAGGCTTACAAGCGCCAAGTAAATTTTCTTATCAATTAGATACACACATTGACTCTATTCAATTTCTACCTTGGGGAGCAAAAAATAAAATGAGTTGGGCTGCTTCTCTTTGGAAGAATTATACTGATGGCATCCTTATCTTACATAAAGGTAAAATAGTCTATGAACGCTATTTTGGTGCGCTAAAAGAAGACAGAGTACATGCAGTAATGTCCCTTACCAAATCTTTTACCGGAACATTAGCTTCTATATTAGTCTCCGAGGGTTTGCTGAATGATAATAAATTGGTTTCTTATTACGTCCCGGAACTAAAAAATTCAGCTTTTGGTGACGCAACTGTTCGCCAAGTGATGGACATGACAACTGCTTTAAAATATAGCGAGGACTATGCTGATCCTCACGCAGAAATATGGGCATTTTCCGCTGCAGGAAATCCTTTTCCCAAACCTAAAGATTATAGAGGTCCTATTGGTTATTACGCTTATTTAGAAACAGTAAAGAAGGCAGGAAAACATGGCGAAGCTTTTGGCTACAAAACAGTAAATGCAGACGCCTTAGGGTGGATAATATCCAAAGTTACAGGTAAATCCGTAGCTCAATTATTATCAGAGAAAATATGGAGCCGGATTGGCATGGAGCAATCTGCCTTTTATCAGGTAGATGCTTTGGGTATTCCTTTTGCCGGAGGTGGTTTTAATGCCGGACTTCGCGACCTTGCGCGCTTTGGTCAACTTATTTTAAATAAAGGAAATTGGAATGGGAAACAAATCATTCCCCAACAAGCCATCGAAGATATAGAGATAGGTGGAAGCAAGGAAAAATTTGCGAAATCAGATCATCCACTTTTAAAAGGATGGTCATATAGAGATATGTGGTGGATAACAGAAAATGCACATCATGCTTTTACTGCACGTGGAGTATATGGGCAGACTATTTATATTGACCCTAAGGCCCAAATGGTTATTGTCCGTCTTGCGTCTGAGCCGGTTGCTGCCAATAGCAATAATGATCCTTGGTCATTACCAGCTTATAATGCAGTCGCCAATTATTTAATGAACAAAAAGTAA
- a CDS encoding zinc-binding dehydrogenase — protein MEKHLSEIKTLIESGKNKPAIDKVYTFSESVAAFLHLASGRAKGKIVVQIN, from the coding sequence CTGGAAAAACATTTAAGCGAAATCAAAACATTAATAGAAAGCGGAAAAAATAAACCAGCCATTGACAAAGTTTATACTTTTTCTGAAAGTGTTGCGGCATTCTTGCATCTTGCAAGCGGCAGAGCCAAAGGGAAAATTGTTGTACAGATTAACTAA
- a CDS encoding biotin--[acetyl-CoA-carboxylase] ligase, with translation MIGFPFTILDEVDSSNNYAIGLAIQGMAQHGAAFMAKHQTAGKGQRGKQWNSEAGKNIAISVLLDTSEMHLNEQFNLSMAVALSVFDFYLKYAFDETSIKWPNDIYWRDRKAVGILIENKIYGQKWQWAVAGVGINVNQTIFDENLSKKAVSLKQITGKEFDCVALAKEFCTFLEKRFQQFKEKKYNELLVAYNENLFRKGDFAQLKYRDVVYDCRIQKVDKYGQLWVEGAPKPFFVFGEVEWVI, from the coding sequence ATGATTGGTTTTCCTTTTACCATTTTAGACGAAGTTGATAGTTCCAACAACTATGCCATAGGACTGGCTATACAGGGAATGGCACAACATGGGGCTGCCTTCATGGCCAAACATCAAACAGCCGGAAAAGGTCAACGCGGAAAACAATGGAATAGTGAGGCTGGGAAAAATATAGCAATCTCTGTATTGCTCGACACGAGCGAGATGCACCTCAATGAGCAATTCAATCTTAGCATGGCTGTGGCTTTATCTGTATTTGATTTTTATTTAAAATATGCTTTTGACGAGACTTCTATTAAATGGCCGAATGACATTTATTGGCGCGACAGAAAGGCAGTAGGCATCCTAATAGAAAATAAAATATATGGACAAAAATGGCAGTGGGCCGTTGCAGGAGTTGGCATAAATGTAAACCAGACCATTTTTGACGAGAACCTTTCAAAAAAAGCGGTATCCTTAAAACAAATTACCGGAAAGGAATTTGACTGCGTAGCTTTAGCAAAAGAATTCTGTACTTTTTTAGAGAAAAGATTTCAGCAGTTCAAAGAAAAAAAATACAATGAATTATTGGTAGCGTACAATGAAAACCTTTTTAGAAAAGGTGACTTTGCACAACTGAAATATAGGGATGTCGTTTATGATTGCCGCATTCAAAAAGTTGATAAATATGGGCAACTTTGGGTGGAAGGCGCCCCTAAACCGTTTTTTGTTTTTGGAGAAGTAGAATGGGTAATCTAA
- the rsfS gene encoding ribosome silencing factor gives MATQTTKNKVTKLTKNAKILKVIVSAIQEKKGENILSLDLRNIDEAVADFFIICEASSTTQVKAIGDFIEEKVKEELNEAAFRSEGRSSLNWVLVDFVNVVVHIMLPEARQRYRLEELWCDAPEQVFKN, from the coding sequence TTGGCAACACAAACAACAAAAAATAAGGTAACAAAGCTTACAAAAAATGCTAAAATCTTGAAAGTAATTGTAAGTGCTATTCAAGAAAAAAAAGGCGAGAATATTCTCTCACTCGACCTTAGAAATATCGATGAAGCCGTTGCTGATTTTTTTATTATTTGCGAGGCAAGTAGCACTACACAGGTAAAAGCTATCGGTGATTTTATTGAAGAAAAAGTAAAAGAAGAATTAAACGAAGCCGCTTTTAGAAGTGAGGGTCGTTCATCATTGAATTGGGTATTAGTCGATTTTGTGAATGTAGTTGTTCACATAATGCTACCTGAAGCCAGACAACGCTATAGATTAGAAGAACTTTGGTGCGATGCTCCTGAGCAAGTTTTTAAGAATTAG